In Bacteroidota bacterium, a single window of DNA contains:
- the dapF gene encoding diaminopimelate epimerase, producing MKIDFYKYQGTGNDFVIIDNRFKQINKLPVKQICDRRFGIGADGLMLLEQLTGYDFKMVYYNSDGNESTMCGNGGRCLAAFAHKMGLGKNEVLNFLAIDGEHQALIMPQGIVSLQMNDVNNVLTHESDLVLDTGSPHYVRFVEDVHSVNLVTEAHKVRYAPEYKDKGINVNFVHILNDNEIAVRTYERGVEDETLSCGTGVTACALAQSENAKFGLGQHEVSIHTPGGKLSVSFNKTSKGYDNIRLIGPAVEVFSGVYHY from the coding sequence ATGAAAATTGATTTTTATAAATATCAGGGGACGGGAAATGATTTTGTGATTATAGACAACCGTTTTAAGCAAATAAACAAACTCCCTGTTAAACAAATATGTGACAGACGCTTTGGAATCGGAGCAGATGGGCTTATGCTGCTTGAACAACTCACAGGGTATGACTTCAAAATGGTCTATTACAACTCAGACGGAAATGAAAGCACAATGTGTGGTAACGGTGGACGTTGTCTGGCTGCTTTTGCTCATAAAATGGGTTTGGGTAAAAATGAAGTATTGAATTTCCTTGCTATTGATGGAGAACATCAAGCGTTGATTATGCCTCAGGGCATTGTTTCACTACAAATGAATGATGTCAATAATGTTTTAACTCATGAATCAGATTTGGTTTTAGACACGGGTTCTCCGCATTATGTCCGCTTTGTTGAAGATGTTCATTCTGTCAATCTTGTTACAGAAGCTCACAAAGTGCGATATGCGCCTGAGTATAAAGACAAAGGTATAAATGTGAATTTTGTTCATATTTTGAATGATAATGAAATTGCAGTACGCACTTATGAACGAGGGGTAGAAGATGAGACATTGAGTTGTGGAACCGGTGTAACTGCTTGTGCTCTGGCACAATCTGAGAATGCAAAATTTGGCTTAGGACAACACGAGGTTTCTATTCATACGCCAGGTGGCAAACTCAGTGTGTCTTTCAATAAAACAAGTAAAGGTTACGACAATATTCGATTGATAGGACCGGCAGTAGAAGTGTTTTCAGGAGTGTATCACTACTAA
- a CDS encoding sigma-70 family RNA polymerase sigma factor, which translates to MPLEKRLSEQNLFEELRMGNDKALVQLYKDNYSMVRNYIMRNNGKAEDAEDVLQEAVVVVWEKVRETNFELTSRLSTYLMAIVKNMWLKKLNKNNRIDFDNEKVTALRIGYHQDFGNEKLKIVGQMMDRLDDGCKQILTLFYFKDLETKKIAEIMQFANADVVKSKKYQCFKKLQSLFEENYNSSDFFE; encoded by the coding sequence ATGCCTCTTGAGAAAAGATTAAGTGAACAAAACCTGTTTGAAGAACTCAGAATGGGGAATGACAAGGCATTGGTGCAATTATATAAAGACAACTATTCAATGGTACGCAACTATATCATGCGAAATAATGGTAAGGCAGAAGATGCCGAAGATGTTTTGCAAGAAGCAGTTGTTGTGGTGTGGGAAAAGGTCAGAGAAACGAATTTTGAGCTTACATCCCGCTTGTCAACCTATTTGATGGCTATTGTCAAAAATATGTGGTTGAAAAAATTGAATAAAAATAACCGTATTGACTTTGATAATGAAAAGGTAACGGCTCTAAGAATAGGCTATCATCAGGATTTTGGAAACGAAAAACTTAAAATAGTAGGACAAATGATGGATAGATTGGATGACGGATGCAAACAGATTCTTACCCTATTTTATTTTAAAGATTTAGAAACCAAAAAAATTGCTGAAATCATGCAGTTTGCAAATGCAGATGTGGTCAAAAGTAAGAAATACCAATGTTTTAAGAAGTTGCAATCTTTGTTTGAAGAAAATTATAACAGTTCGGATTTTTTTGAATAA
- a CDS encoding Do family serine endopeptidase, giving the protein MKKILSFLAAGIIGGLVALGVYNFFEKPSQINSSVLDNEQRALAFAALQNTQTGSGFDFVQAAELSTPSVVYIKTTIEPRQANSRNNQDGNAPFPDFFDFFGEHGFKFDVPQGPQGASGSGVIITADGYIATNNHVVQDADKIEVTLNDKRTYVADLVGTDPTTDLALLKINEKELPFMPTGNSDSMKVGEWVIAVGNPMNLSSTVTAGIISAKGRSLNLLRTNNNQYAIENFIQTDAAINPGNSGGALVNTKGELIGINTAIASQTGSFIGYGFAIPINLAKKVLDDIKEFGGVQRGLLGVSIQDITSELAEKEHIRGLKGVYVHDVMDQSAAKKAGIKVGDIILKINNKDVNSSSALQEEVGKYRPGDKIELLINRNGETKTVTATLLNKDGNSKPQVYEAQNQNEAFGLVLENINKKDLEKLNLTNGVRVVDVKKGAFAGKLQKGFIITSIDKAKVYSVNNAIALLQNKKGGILIEGKNTKGETEVVGVLVD; this is encoded by the coding sequence ATGAAAAAGATACTTAGCTTTCTTGCAGCAGGAATCATCGGAGGTTTAGTAGCCTTAGGGGTTTACAATTTTTTTGAAAAACCTTCCCAAATTAATTCTTCCGTATTAGACAATGAACAACGTGCATTGGCGTTTGCGGCACTTCAAAATACCCAAACAGGATCGGGATTTGACTTTGTTCAGGCTGCCGAACTGTCCACCCCCAGTGTGGTTTACATCAAAACAACCATAGAACCTCGCCAAGCCAATAGCCGAAACAATCAGGATGGCAATGCTCCATTCCCTGACTTTTTTGATTTCTTTGGTGAACACGGGTTCAAATTTGATGTTCCACAAGGACCTCAGGGTGCAAGCGGGTCGGGCGTCATCATCACCGCAGATGGCTATATAGCCACAAACAATCACGTAGTTCAAGATGCCGACAAAATAGAAGTAACTTTGAACGACAAAAGAACTTATGTAGCAGACCTTGTCGGCACAGACCCTACAACAGATTTAGCCCTTTTAAAAATCAATGAAAAAGAGTTGCCTTTCATGCCTACCGGCAATTCTGATTCTATGAAAGTAGGCGAATGGGTAATTGCCGTTGGAAATCCTATGAACCTGAGCTCAACCGTTACTGCCGGAATTATTTCCGCAAAAGGAAGAAGTTTGAATCTACTTCGTACAAACAACAATCAATACGCCATCGAAAACTTCATCCAAACCGATGCAGCCATTAACCCCGGAAATAGCGGTGGAGCCTTAGTAAACACAAAGGGTGAACTCATCGGAATCAATACGGCTATTGCTTCTCAGACAGGTAGTTTTATTGGATATGGATTCGCCATTCCCATCAATTTGGCAAAAAAAGTATTGGATGACATTAAGGAGTTTGGCGGAGTGCAAAGAGGTTTGCTTGGTGTTTCGATTCAGGATATTACAAGCGAACTTGCCGAAAAAGAACATATCAGAGGACTCAAAGGAGTTTATGTACATGATGTAATGGATCAAAGTGCTGCCAAAAAAGCCGGCATTAAAGTGGGTGACATTATACTTAAAATCAACAATAAGGACGTAAATTCAAGTTCTGCTTTGCAGGAAGAGGTTGGCAAATACCGCCCGGGTGATAAAATCGAATTGCTTATCAACAGAAATGGCGAAACTAAAACTGTTACAGCAACACTACTCAACAAAGACGGAAACAGCAAACCCCAAGTATATGAAGCTCAAAATCAAAATGAAGCCTTTGGTTTAGTGCTTGAAAATATTAATAAAAAAGACCTGGAAAAACTCAACCTGACCAACGGTGTAAGGGTTGTTGACGTAAAAAAAGGTGCTTTTGCAGGCAAATTACAAAAAGGCTTTATTATCACATCTATTGACAAAGCCAAAGTTTACTCCGTGAACAATGCAATTGCATTATTACAAAACAAAAAAGGCGGAATATTGATAGAGGGTAAAAACACAAAAGGAGAAACAGAAGTTGTCGGAGTCTTAGTTGACTAA
- the prmC gene encoding peptide chain release factor N(5)-glutamine methyltransferase has protein sequence MLPTWYDLYEKACRQLRGLEDAQPIAKRLIEELACETLVKLRFANIQPDMQQSQHFEKCLERLSNSEPLQYVLGYTYFMNMKLSVNASVLIPRPETEELVLLAQSLFVNEQAIKVIDFCTGSACIALGVKKLFPNAEIWATDISMDALHTAESNAVDIFGKSHGIHFLQHDLLQTATLQDNPQFDLILSNPPYITRQEAGEMSPSVLDFEPHIALFAEGEDALIFYKALLTMAKQYLKPQGVMLCEINPLYAQQNKVMGIQAGFVSEIIKDMSAKERFWKIAKQ, from the coding sequence ATGTTGCCTACATGGTATGATTTGTATGAAAAGGCTTGCCGGCAATTAAGAGGGCTTGAAGATGCACAACCTATTGCCAAACGCTTGATTGAAGAATTAGCTTGCGAAACGCTGGTTAAACTTCGTTTTGCCAATATTCAGCCTGACATGCAGCAGAGTCAGCATTTTGAAAAGTGTCTGGAAAGACTATCCAATTCCGAACCTTTGCAATACGTGTTGGGATATACATATTTCATGAATATGAAACTCAGTGTTAATGCTTCAGTATTAATTCCACGACCGGAAACAGAGGAGTTAGTTTTGTTAGCACAAAGTCTTTTTGTTAATGAGCAAGCTATCAAAGTCATTGATTTTTGTACAGGTAGTGCATGCATCGCTTTGGGGGTTAAGAAATTATTTCCTAATGCAGAAATTTGGGCAACAGATATCAGCATGGATGCCTTGCATACCGCTGAAAGCAATGCTGTTGATATTTTTGGCAAATCGCATGGAATTCATTTTCTTCAACATGACTTGTTGCAAACCGCAACACTGCAGGACAATCCTCAGTTTGATTTGATTCTATCTAATCCGCCCTATATAACCCGACAAGAAGCCGGAGAGATGTCGCCATCCGTGTTAGACTTTGAACCCCATATCGCTCTTTTTGCCGAAGGTGAAGACGCATTGATTTTTTATAAAGCACTTTTGACTATGGCAAAACAGTATCTAAAGCCACAGGGTGTTATGCTTTGTGAAATTAACCCTCTCTATGCACAACAAAACAAAGTAATGGGGATACAAGCCGGTTTTGTGTCTGAGATTATCAAAGACATGAGTGCTAAGGAAAGGTTTTGGAAGATTGCTAAGCAATAA
- the feoB gene encoding ferrous iron transport protein B, translated as MDIPSILLAGNPNCGKTSIFNILAGLNQKVTNIPGTTVEKVSGKIKVHNKEYTLVDLPGSYSLIPKSEDELVAATEILNAKNSMIVFVADATRLESNLFYFSQIADLGLPTMLALNMEDLAKSKGIEIDINALSEKLGVLVVPISALRSEGIDTLKNTFHKVVYPNQNLFYPHYDKSGMAYKDFVQHQIQLSNSGETVDTNRMLDASARQKMIAEIVKETLTRMPYPKQLVEKLDHLLVHPVWGIVFMLAIMTVIFQSVFMLAEVPMQGIEWIFVKVGGFVKDALPSGFFNDLVVEGLIAGLAGVVVFVPQIVILFFFIGLLEETGYITRISFISDRFMRKFGLSGKSVIPLTGGLACAIPSIMAARTIENKAERLATIFIIPLMTCSARLPVYTLLISMLVPENSYVGLFNTRGLVLMGMYLLGFVSALLFALIFRLFIKAKTKNLFVLEMPELRPPRWKPLLYMLYKKCMMFLIGAGKVILIVSLILFFLKSFGPGDDMQQIKDRYAAEYGSILSTSVEQQQNAELLEASWIGRIGRVIEPAIKPLGYDWKIGIALTTSFAAREVFVGTMSAIYGLGDDEGEGGLRDMLQKQKDPLTGLPIYTFPVLISLLLFYAIALQCASTVAVVYKETKSLKYTAMQLVSMYGAAYIICALVFNILS; from the coding sequence CGGAACTACGGTAGAAAAGGTTTCGGGTAAAATCAAGGTTCATAACAAAGAATATACGCTGGTGGATTTGCCAGGCTCATATAGCCTCATTCCCAAATCAGAGGATGAGCTTGTGGCAGCAACTGAAATTCTTAACGCAAAAAATTCCATGATTGTGTTTGTAGCAGATGCTACAAGGCTTGAAAGCAATCTCTTTTATTTTTCACAAATTGCCGACCTTGGACTGCCTACTATGCTGGCGCTCAATATGGAGGATCTTGCCAAAAGCAAAGGCATTGAAATAGATATAAATGCATTGTCTGAAAAATTGGGAGTGCTTGTTGTGCCCATTAGTGCATTGAGGTCAGAAGGGATTGATACACTCAAAAACACTTTTCACAAAGTTGTATATCCAAATCAAAATCTGTTTTACCCTCACTATGACAAGTCCGGGATGGCGTATAAAGACTTTGTTCAGCACCAGATTCAGCTCAGCAATTCGGGAGAAACTGTGGACACGAATCGTATGTTAGATGCGAGTGCGAGACAAAAGATGATAGCGGAGATTGTCAAAGAAACGCTAACCCGTATGCCTTACCCAAAGCAGTTGGTTGAAAAACTGGATCATTTGCTCGTACATCCGGTATGGGGTATTGTCTTCATGCTTGCTATTATGACTGTGATTTTTCAGTCAGTATTCATGCTGGCAGAAGTGCCCATGCAGGGCATAGAATGGATTTTTGTTAAAGTTGGTGGTTTTGTTAAGGATGCTTTGCCTTCAGGGTTCTTCAATGATTTAGTCGTTGAAGGATTGATTGCCGGGCTGGCAGGTGTTGTTGTGTTTGTGCCACAGATTGTGATACTTTTCTTTTTTATAGGATTGTTAGAAGAAACAGGCTACATCACCAGAATCAGCTTCATTTCTGATCGATTTATGCGAAAATTCGGGTTGAGCGGCAAATCAGTGATTCCATTGACAGGTGGTCTTGCTTGTGCTATTCCATCCATCATGGCTGCCCGAACAATTGAAAATAAAGCGGAAAGGCTTGCTACTATTTTTATCATACCACTAATGACTTGTTCTGCACGCCTGCCGGTTTATACTTTGTTGATTTCTATGCTTGTGCCGGAGAATAGTTATGTGGGATTGTTTAATACACGAGGATTAGTGCTGATGGGGATGTATTTGTTGGGTTTTGTGTCTGCATTGTTGTTTGCCTTGATTTTCAGATTGTTTATTAAAGCCAAAACAAAAAATCTTTTTGTGTTAGAAATGCCCGAATTGCGCCCTCCTCGTTGGAAACCCTTGTTGTATATGCTCTACAAAAAATGTATGATGTTTCTTATTGGAGCCGGTAAGGTGATTTTGATTGTTTCCTTGATTCTTTTCTTTCTAAAGAGCTTTGGTCCGGGAGATGATATGCAACAAATTAAAGACCGCTATGCTGCGGAGTATGGTTCCATTCTCAGCACATCTGTTGAACAGCAACAGAATGCAGAGTTGTTGGAGGCATCGTGGATAGGAAGAATTGGTAGAGTTATTGAACCTGCTATTAAACCATTAGGTTATGATTGGAAAATAGGAATTGCCCTCACTACATCTTTTGCTGCACGTGAAGTATTTGTTGGCACTATGTCAGCTATCTATGGACTTGGTGATGATGAAGGAGAAGGTGGCTTGCGCGATATGCTCCAAAAGCAGAAAGACCCATTAACAGGGTTGCCTATCTACACATTTCCTGTATTAATTTCACTATTGCTTTTTTATGCCATCGCACTACAATGTGCAAGTACGGTTGCAGTTGTTTATAAGGAAACCAAAAGTCTGAAATATACGGCTATGCAATTAGTCAGTATGTATGGAGCAGCGTATATTATATGTGCGCTTGTATTTAATATTTTGAGTTGA